DNA from Arthrobacter sp. PvP023:
ACTCAGGGTTCCTTGCGGTCCCCAAGACCAGCGTCCGCACCGAGGCTGAGCTGAAGAACGTCCTGGAATTCCTGAACACCATGAACGGCAAGGACGTGGCCACGCTCCTCAATAACGGCATTGAAGGCGTGAACTTCACTGTGGAGGACGGCAAGGCAGCCACCATCAAGCCCGAGACCCCGGAGGGCAAGGCCGTAACCACGGACATCAAGAGCTACGCGCAGCTGGGCACCAACGTCACCGGCAACAACTTCTACCCGGTCAAACAGGCTTCGGACTATGAGCAGGAAGTCTTCGACAAGCGCGTTGAGGTCATGGCGGAGGACCTGAAGAGCGCTGTCTACAACCCGGCCGCGGCCTTCGTGTCGCCCACCTACGTTGCCAAGGGCGCGCAGCTGGACAATATCGTGGCCGACGCCCGGATCAAGTACCTGGCCGGCCAGATCGACGAGCAGGGCCTGAAGGACGCCATCAAGCTGTGGAAGACCAGCGGCGGCGACAAGGTCCAGGAAGAGATCAACAAGCTCTGGCAGGACAGCAAGTGACAACGTCCACCGTTGACGTCAAAACCCCGGAGCAGGCGCCGCCACCGGCGCCTGCCCCGGGGCGGCGACGCCGCTTCGCCGTCCACTTCGCGCACTACAAGTGGCTCTATCTTTTGCTGCTGCCGGGCGTGGTCTACTTTGCGGTCTTCCGGTACGCCCCGATGTACGGGGTCAGCATCGCGTTCAAGGACTACGTCCCGTTCCTGGGCGTCAATGCCAGCCCGTGGGTGGGTTTCCAGCATTTCCAGGACTTCTTCAGTAATCCTGATTTCGGCCGGCTGCTGGGCAACACCCTGATCCTGGCGTTCCTGAACCTGGGGATCGCGTTCCCGCTGACCATCGTGCTGGCGCTGCTGCTGAACGAGGTCCGGCTCTCCATCCTCAAACGGACGGTCCAGACCCTGGTCTACATCCCGCACTTCTTGTCCTGGACCATCGTGGCGTCGCTGAGCTTCCTGTTGTTCGCCCTGGATTTCGGGCCGCTGTTCCTGTTCATCAATTCCGTGCTGGGCACCGACATCGACTTCCTGTCCGATCCGGCGTGGTTCCGGCCGCTCATTGTGCTGCAGGAGATCTGGAAGAACACCGGCTGGGGAACCATCATCTTCCTGGCCGCCCTGGCCACGGTGGACCAGGACCAGTACGAGGCCGCGATCATCGACGGCGCGGGCAGGTTCCGCCGCGTCTGGCACATTACGCTTCCGGGCATCCGGTCCACCATCATCGTGATGCTCATCCTGGCGATCGGGCAGATGCTGAACACCGGGTTCGAACAGATCTACCTCATGACCAACGCCCTCAACCGCGATGTGGCGGACGTCTTTGACACCTACGTGTACTTCGTCGGCATCACCCAGGGCGCCTACTCCTACTCCACCGCGGTGGGCCTGTTCAAATCCCTGGTGGGCATCGTGCTGATTTTCGGCACCAACGCCCTGGCCAAGCGGTTCAACCAGAGCGGACTGTTCTAATGAAGATTCACAACACCACCGGCGGCAGGATCTTTGACGCCGCCAACTACGTCTTCCTGGTGCTGATCGGCGTCCTGACGCTGCTGCCCTTCATCTACGTGTTCGCCGGTTCCTTCGCCACCGAAGCGGAAATCACCCGCCGGGCCTTCTTC
Protein-coding regions in this window:
- a CDS encoding sugar ABC transporter permease, yielding MTTSTVDVKTPEQAPPPAPAPGRRRRFAVHFAHYKWLYLLLLPGVVYFAVFRYAPMYGVSIAFKDYVPFLGVNASPWVGFQHFQDFFSNPDFGRLLGNTLILAFLNLGIAFPLTIVLALLLNEVRLSILKRTVQTLVYIPHFLSWTIVASLSFLLFALDFGPLFLFINSVLGTDIDFLSDPAWFRPLIVLQEIWKNTGWGTIIFLAALATVDQDQYEAAIIDGAGRFRRVWHITLPGIRSTIIVMLILAIGQMLNTGFEQIYLMTNALNRDVADVFDTYVYFVGITQGAYSYSTAVGLFKSLVGIVLIFGTNALAKRFNQSGLF